In Lycium barbarum isolate Lr01 chromosome 9, ASM1917538v2, whole genome shotgun sequence, the DNA window GATTGTggatattatatgtataggtatgtatattatgtgtataaatATTCAAAACCTATACAGTTGgtcatattttgtaaactagaacacccaaaaaaataatttttttctttatttattaacTTAACTCATTTTGATCTACCCAAATTCAACCTAATTCCTCCACTTGACACACTTAATTTACAATATCTTTCTTTTGTCCTTGCCTGGCTATCGAAAACTAAAGAAATAGCTAATATATTCAAGATAATTACGTCTAATTAATTGCtagtaatatatatgtatatatatattttattttattttcttatagGGAGAGGAACTATAAGTATAGCTGAACAAGATGAGAAGAACTCCTTCAACTTGGAGTATGGAGATGTAATCAGGGTTTCTGCGGGTTCAACATTCTACTTCATCAACAGAGATAACAAAGAAAGAGTCTTTGCTTATGGGCTAGTAAACACCGTTAATATTCCTGGCCAATTTCAGGTAACCATAGTATTGATAAAGATATATAATAGCCCTCCAAAAGTCTCTGTTAAACCATTTAAAAAAATGGAAGGGAAAAAGAGACAGATTTAGGATTTCAAGAGATGTATCCATTATTAAGAAAAATGTGGGTCCATAATTTATATTTAATGGGTTCAAATTCAATCCTTAGATTCTTACTGTGAACCCATTACACATTTGAAATTATACTTAAAAAAATGTGGAGTATATTTTTTTTGCGAATTTTAGTATTAATTTTTAGCATATATACTTATACTCCGTGTCGAAAATATTGGAATCAATTGAACCTGGCAACCATATGCTATTTATTTAATTGCTGATACAAGTTTTAATTTAAGCATTTTATGTATAAAAATTATATGAACTTTGGGAGTAACAAAGGGAATAAGAATTTCAATATGTCAGAATTgagattttgaaagaaaaaatcaaataaagaaagaaagaagaagaaatatttaaaaaaaaaaaaaaaaaaacggaggaGGGAACGACAGACATGCCCTCAAATGTGAGATTTGAAACCCTAGGCTCAATtctacaagaaaagaaaaaacaacgTGGGATTTGAGTTTCTAATTTTGCTCATAAGTGCACCCAGAGGCGTATGTAGCCTATAAGGTTGGGGTTCAACTGAACCCCAAACTTTGGACGCGGagcctaaatttatgtgtaaaaaattattaaaattgcaataaatagtagatatgaacccctaattttaaaaatataatgggttcaatgctaaaattctatagattgaacccataaaatttaaatcctgaatccgcctctgaGTGCACCCAACTATCATTGCACCATTAGGTgcgcacatatatatatttaattagtCTTGAAGAAATATAACATTAATATACAAAGTATAGGTCGAGGAGCATGCATATGACCATGCTCCTCCACATAGATATTCACCTGAAGGGGAATACTTTTAATTGTAGAATATTTCTATTTTCACCTTAAAAATTGGTCAAATTAGATCTGCACAAAAAAATGTCAATTTGGGACAATGGTATAAGATGTTTTCGGATGCTAAACTATTTTTCTCTGAATTCAGGAATACTTTAGTGCTGGAGGTGAAAATCCAGAATCCATCTACAGAGCATTCAGCAGTGATATCCTGGAAACTGCTTTCAATGTGAGCCTGCATGCTTATTTAATTTCACCCAAACCAATTAATACATTTAATTGAGTCTTTTTCATGTTAGTTGCAATTCTCATATTGTTTTATTATTTTGATTAGACCCCAAGGGACAGGTTAGAGAGGCTCTTTGGACAACAAAAACAGGGGATAGTAATCAAAGCCAGTGAAGAGCAAATTAGAGCAATAAGCGAACACGCTTCACGCTCCACTAAGCAAACTAAAGGTGAAACGCAAGGCCCCTTCAATCTGTTGAAGGAACGCCCGCAGTTCAGTAGCAGATTTGGACAGTTTATTGAAGCATCTCCTGAGAGATTCGAGCAGTTGAGGGACTTGGATACTGCTGCTGCCTTCATGAACATCAACCAAGTAAGCCTCTTTGATAATTGATCAAAATCTTGGTATCTTGAACTTTTTGAATTATTTAGTGAGGATTCATATGGTTGCTCGTTACTTGTTTGGAACATCAGTATCCTCCGATTTAAGTGGACCTCGATTTAAATGTAGTAATTTGGCACTGAGAATTTACTCTGAGATGAGTTTAAATGACGTAACACAGTATAAGCATCCATGTAGCTGACCCTAGCTTGTTGGGAACATAAGTCCTCCAATTTAGAGGAATAATATGGTCATTGAGAATTTATAATGAGATAGAGTTTAAATGAAGTGACGTGATCAATGGTGATTATTCAGATAGAGGACCCTGATGATTCAAATAGTTGACCTATTATTTGATCTTATAATTGAAATATTATTGCAGGGTGGGATGATACTACCATTCTACAACACAAGGTCTACAAGGGTGGCAATGGTTGTAGAAGGAACCGGTCGTTTTGAAATGGCATGTCCTCATCTTGGTAGACAAAGCCAGAGGCAAAGAGAAGGCCAAGGGTCTCGTGGCGGAAGAAGAGAGCGCGATCAAGAAGAACAAGAGGAAGGAAATGTCCACTACCAAAAAGTGCGCGGTAATCTAAACGTTGGTGATATTTTGGTAGTCCCAGCAGGCCATCCTGTTACCATAATAGCCACCGGAGGCTCGAATCTAAGGATAGTTGGTTTTGGAATCAATGCTCACAACAACAGAAAGAACTTCCTTGCAGGTATACTCCTAATTTCCTCTGTTCTTGATTTATTTACTAGTGACATATTCCAACATCTTCACTCCTTTGTGAAGGGATTAACTTATGGGACACTAACATTTTTTGTGAACGATTAACTTATAGTATAACACCAACAATTTTGTGACGAATTTTTGTACTATAGGTATATTCGTCTTACAGCGTCATGAAGAATAGATCAGGAAAAGAACGGTTAATCTCTATCAATAGACTCTGGTGCCACAAAGAGATATCAGTCTGCTATAACAACTTAAACATGTTCTagtttttcatgtttttcatttcaATTATATAAAATACCGATACTGCAGAGATTTATAACATTTAACTATATTTTAATTTACTATAATAGGTAACATGTTCTGGTTTTCCTGTTACTAATACCGGTATATGAAGAACTTATTACATCATAAATATTTTAACCTGCTAAAACGTCATGTTAATAATTCCATTAGTAAAAAGGGGAACAAGACTGAGTCAGTTATTTTCTTTAAATCACTTGATGTGTAAAATTTATATCGTATACAAAAAATTATCTCTTGTTAAAATTTTTGGTTGGTTTGGAATTATATAGGACAACAAAGCATATGGAAAAATGTGGAGAGGGAAGCAAAGGAACTGTCATTCAACCTGCCTGGAAGGGAAGTTGAACAAATATTACAGAAGCAAGACCAGTCCTACTTTGTGGCAGGACCAGAACATCGCCAGCAACACGGAGAGAGGGGTGAAGAAGGAAGAAGGGGAGAACAACAGTTTCTCTCTTCGATTTTGGACTTTGTTGTCTAAGTTGTACCATATGCACTAAGGCATGCACTAGGAATATAATGATGCTGTGTGCAAAGTGAGAGAGCTTTGTGAGTAAATAAGAAAAGGCTCCTAGAGTACTATGATGCAACTCTAGTTAAAATAAAATGTATGTAGGTCTACTAAGCTACCGTTTTAAGCGTTTTTGGCCTTTACTTGTAATGTCTTATCTTGTACTCGTGTGCAATGTAACTGTTGCATCATAAAGAAAACTCTCGTCTTTTAACCTTTGACCTGCTCCTAGTATTCCTTTCTTTTCGTGAAAATGTGTAGAAAATTGCTTTCAATGCCATTCTTATTTTATGCTAAATCTTCAAGGATTTGAGATTTATAATTAGAAAATTGTGTAGTATAAAAGACCCGGGGAAAACGAGATTAATATTTGTTCCGCAGGTAAGAAGCAAGTAATAACAAGTACctggaaaatgaaataataggttAGAGCACATGAACATGCCTTCTATGTCAATATTATAGTCCATTGCATGTAATAGTTCTCCGAGACTAGCAAATGGAACAGAGTCTAGGCACACTTGATTTCTAAATTATAATATTCCTTTCATTTTATATGTATGGTACTCCTAACTATATGGCATATTTTGTTGGGTCTTGATAGAACATTGGTACTTTCCTACATTTCAAATTTGTAGATTTAAATTGGTTAGTTTGCATTTAGTTAATTACACTTTTTATAGCCGTTAGAATATCCTGTCATATCAAAATTATTTAGCTCAATACGCGTGTACAACTCAAAAGCTTTTCTTCATTGACAGCATATTTGTATAT includes these proteins:
- the LOC132609425 gene encoding vicilin Jug r 2.0101-like, whose translation is MALLPNPKLLFLLFFLILSIFLACQCDEEEKNPYLFESHRFKCLLKSKHGKIRVLEKFTERSELLRGIDKYRIGVLELEPQSFMLPHHCDAEVILLIVRGRGTISIAEQDEKNSFNLEYGDVIRVSAGSTFYFINRDNKERVFAYGLVNTVNIPGQFQEYFSAGGENPESIYRAFSSDILETAFNTPRDRLERLFGQQKQGIVIKASEEQIRAISEHASRSTKQTKGETQGPFNLLKERPQFSSRFGQFIEASPERFEQLRDLDTAAAFMNINQGGMILPFYNTRSTRVAMVVEGTGRFEMACPHLGRQSQRQREGQGSRGGRRERDQEEQEEGNVHYQKVRGNLNVGDILVVPAGHPVTIIATGGSNLRIVGFGINAHNNRKNFLAGQQSIWKNVEREAKELSFNLPGREVEQILQKQDQSYFVAGPEHRQQHGERGEEGRRGEQQFLSSILDFVV